From uncultured Bacteroides sp., a single genomic window includes:
- a CDS encoding RagB/SusD family nutrient uptake outer membrane protein: MKKIILGIFILSMGLTSCDEFLTRDPYNTIGSDEFFKSENDLKIYTNGLLQYMMPDAADLTYTGGDCADYLAVSSVQSFLQDGWDYTKQSGWSSSDWKNLYRINYFLANMHKASSKVGQSTLNHYEGVGRFWRAWFYFDKVKDFGDVPWYNTPIEDNDSIMLYKARDSRECVMDSVLKDINYAVSNCSTNAVYTNTTLINRYVALALKARICLFEGTYRKYHTTNPSTGKAWSDTGASTRFLNEAISACEELMNSGKFSLVSTSADVKTQYRSLFIQQKVNYKEVIFAREYQADVAMHDATLRFNSAGNNTNRWSPTNEFVNTYLCLDGSRFTDKANYDTIQYINEVKNRDYRLMQSMITPGFIKKVGGVATLWKSNWNITYTGFQIIKYNIDDDSYESTGNSYNSIPVFRYAEILLDYAEAKYELGAFDEAIWNKTIKLLRERAGVVGTAPTTADQYLITYYNNKITDKWLLEIRRERAIELFMEGSLRYDDLMRWAQGDLLTKSWSSIYIPQKNVGYDINGDGKADLMVVDKAPSTTDKNIYYVNLSKTTYFTYANGMLQKKNETVWTENRYLHPVPQTAIVKNPNLTQNYGW, encoded by the coding sequence ATGAAAAAGATAATATTAGGAATATTTATATTAAGTATGGGGCTCACTTCTTGCGATGAATTCCTGACGCGTGATCCCTACAATACGATTGGTTCTGATGAGTTTTTTAAATCCGAAAACGACTTGAAAATATATACCAATGGGTTACTTCAATATATGATGCCCGATGCAGCAGATTTAACATACACTGGTGGTGATTGTGCAGACTACCTGGCCGTTAGCTCTGTTCAGTCATTTCTTCAGGATGGTTGGGATTATACAAAGCAATCAGGGTGGAGTTCCTCTGACTGGAAAAATCTTTATCGGATAAATTATTTCTTGGCAAATATGCATAAGGCATCATCTAAAGTGGGTCAATCCACCCTTAATCATTATGAAGGAGTAGGACGTTTCTGGAGAGCTTGGTTTTATTTTGATAAAGTAAAAGACTTTGGCGATGTTCCATGGTATAATACTCCTATTGAGGATAATGATAGCATAATGCTTTATAAAGCACGCGATAGCAGGGAATGTGTAATGGATAGTGTACTGAAAGATATTAACTATGCTGTTAGTAACTGTTCTACAAATGCTGTATATACTAACACAACGTTAATAAATCGTTATGTAGCATTGGCATTAAAAGCAAGGATTTGTTTATTTGAAGGAACTTATAGGAAATACCATACGACTAATCCTTCTACAGGAAAAGCATGGTCAGACACAGGTGCCAGTACTCGCTTCTTAAATGAAGCTATATCAGCTTGCGAAGAATTAATGAATTCTGGAAAGTTTAGTTTAGTATCTACCTCTGCAGATGTGAAAACTCAGTACAGGAGTTTGTTTATACAACAAAAAGTGAATTATAAAGAAGTAATATTTGCTCGTGAGTATCAGGCAGATGTTGCCATGCATGATGCTACTCTTCGTTTTAATTCTGCGGGAAATAACACAAACAGATGGTCTCCAACAAATGAGTTTGTAAATACTTATCTATGTCTGGATGGAAGTCGTTTTACAGATAAGGCTAATTATGATACAATTCAGTATATAAATGAAGTTAAAAACAGAGATTATCGTTTAATGCAGTCAATGATAACTCCAGGATTTATAAAGAAAGTAGGGGGCGTTGCTACATTGTGGAAATCAAATTGGAATATAACTTATACTGGTTTCCAGATAATTAAATATAATATTGACGATGATAGCTATGAATCGACTGGTAATAGTTATAATTCGATCCCAGTTTTCCGTTATGCAGAAATTTTGCTAGATTATGCAGAAGCAAAATATGAATTAGGTGCATTTGATGAAGCTATATGGAATAAAACTATTAAGTTGTTACGCGAAAGAGCTGGAGTTGTGGGAACAGCCCCTACAACAGCTGACCAGTACCTGATTACTTATTATAACAATAAAATCACAGATAAATGGCTCCTTGAAATTAGGCGTGAAAGAGCTATTGAGCTATTTATGGAAGGTAGTTTGAGATATGACGATCTTATGCGCTGGGCTCAGGGAGATCTTCTTACCAAAAGCTGGTCAAGCATATATATACCCCAGAAAAATGTAGGATATGATATAAATGGAGATGGCAAAGCCGATCTTATGGTTGTAGATAAAGCTCCTAGCACTACGGATAAGAATATTTATTATGTCAACCTAAGTAAAACTACCTATTTTACTTATGCTAACGGAATGTTGCAGAAGAAGAATGAAACTGTATGGACTGAAAATAGGTACTTACATCCAGTCCCTCAGACTGCAATTGTAAAGAATCCTAATCTTACTCAAAATTATGGATGGTAA
- a CDS encoding BACON domain-containing protein yields MKEYSLYKSLLCLFIGIFVITACSDKDDPFVLRSTDAMEFSYAESTQKFTVCTDGEWSITTDDSWYTLSAVSGKGDGTTREVVNISVKRNKGAVRKGEFVLHAAGKDLNVALSQEEGKPLTLKTPSLSSTLKAGQKIENATINIPYTYGYVGQKVVFTTSVSGPGASGISVNSFTAELDAAEGTIKMPITGTPLVSGSVSFTVTTDDEAVVTVTTAATVMSETYFEQHFGLMLWGGDCVANLAGIKGSFIAGSDGNVIDETKAASACTAGTDGSGDLASSMATSYRELRGFSGWSGKRVYERPGFIKIGTATSTDGQLISPPLSNIPLDKVNLNVSFKVSQYFEDAGGTLYIKVLNGGTSSISEYKMKPGTDRVWESVEFKITDATPASQIVFSAPAIAKQRFCIDDIVVSRAN; encoded by the coding sequence ATGAAAGAATATAGTTTGTATAAAAGTTTATTATGCCTGTTTATTGGCATATTTGTCATAACTGCATGCTCTGATAAAGATGATCCTTTTGTTTTGAGAAGTACTGATGCAATGGAATTCTCTTATGCTGAATCAACACAGAAGTTTACTGTCTGTACAGATGGAGAGTGGAGCATAACAACAGATGATAGTTGGTACACATTGAGTGCTGTATCTGGTAAAGGTGATGGCACAACAAGAGAAGTTGTGAATATCAGTGTTAAAAGAAATAAAGGAGCTGTCCGTAAAGGCGAGTTCGTACTTCATGCAGCAGGGAAAGATCTCAACGTTGCTTTAAGTCAGGAAGAAGGTAAGCCTCTAACGCTGAAAACTCCTTCTCTCTCAAGTACTCTTAAAGCAGGTCAGAAGATAGAAAATGCTACTATCAATATTCCTTATACCTATGGATATGTTGGTCAGAAGGTAGTATTTACGACAAGCGTTTCAGGTCCTGGTGCTAGCGGTATTTCTGTTAATAGCTTCACTGCTGAACTTGATGCTGCTGAGGGAACTATTAAGATGCCAATAACTGGTACTCCTCTGGTTTCAGGTAGTGTTTCATTTACTGTTACTACGGATGATGAAGCAGTTGTAACTGTTACAACCGCAGCAACAGTAATGAGTGAAACATATTTTGAACAACATTTTGGTCTTATGCTATGGGGCGGAGATTGTGTAGCTAATTTGGCTGGTATAAAAGGTAGCTTTATTGCCGGAAGTGATGGTAATGTTATAGATGAGACAAAAGCTGCAAGTGCATGTACTGCTGGAACTGACGGATCAGGAGATTTGGCAAGTTCTATGGCTACTTCGTATAGAGAATTAAGAGGATTTTCCGGATGGAGCGGGAAACGAGTATATGAACGACCTGGATTTATTAAGATAGGAACGGCAACTAGTACGGATGGGCAATTAATTTCACCGCCATTGAGTAATATCCCTTTAGATAAGGTAAATTTGAATGTTTCTTTCAAAGTAAGCCAATATTTCGAAGATGCAGGTGGAACATTGTATATAAAAGTTCTGAATGGAGGAACAAGCTCGATTAGTGAATATAAAATGAAACCAGGTACCGATAGAGTATGGGAAAGTGTTGAATTTAAGATAACTGATGCAACTCCTGCTAGTCAGATTGTTTTTAGTGCTCCGGCTATTGCTAAACAACGTTTCTGCATTGACGATATTGTAGTATCTAGGGCAAATTGA
- a CDS encoding calcineurin-like phosphoesterase C-terminal domain-containing protein, translating into MKIFFLEKNRRCVTSYLSFLLVLCVSLLSVVALYSCGSSDSAPSDNTTIVITPKSGMDLYGFIGDTEGKPIEGVIVTDGFTCTQTDNKGIYQMKKNNKTTFVYYTAPADYKASAATFYQKISTSKERYDFKLNKLSGSETNFNLICIGDPQVTSNSEVTRFKDETMSDIKKFVDASSKPVYGLCMGDMVGDKPDLQTQMKTIVSSTSMPVFTTIGNHDKVAGTVTSEPRNSNVFCSTFGPLNYSFNRGDVHFVCLDDVAYSNSTTYDGGFSDDQVEWLKQDLSYVSKSKMIILYYHIPLRNTTSIVNRNNILELLKGFSEVHLMCGHTHYSENCAVTTPISTYEHIHAAACGAWWHSVINGDGTPNGYAVYEVSGNKITNWYYKSVNFDKSFQIRLHKGNSSFGGTYGYFTYGQKENSIIANIWNADENWTVNVYEDGINKGYMTKATSITTDAWSEGYHIGVVGRDPDNYNQPAKHLYIYQMSNPSAKIKIEAIDRFGNKYVQDQIVNDLTTAGAY; encoded by the coding sequence ATGAAAATTTTTTTTTTAGAAAAAAATAGAAGATGTGTCACCTCCTATTTGAGCTTTCTTTTAGTTTTATGTGTTTCGTTGTTGAGTGTAGTTGCATTATATAGTTGCGGAAGCAGCGATTCTGCTCCTTCTGACAATACAACAATAGTGATAACACCTAAATCAGGTATGGATTTATACGGATTTATCGGCGATACAGAAGGAAAGCCTATAGAAGGAGTTATTGTAACTGATGGATTTACCTGCACTCAGACAGACAATAAAGGTATATACCAGATGAAGAAAAATAATAAAACCACTTTTGTGTATTATACAGCTCCAGCTGATTATAAAGCTAGTGCTGCCACTTTTTATCAGAAGATATCAACAAGTAAGGAAAGATATGATTTTAAGCTGAATAAATTATCTGGTTCCGAAACAAATTTTAATCTTATCTGCATTGGAGATCCTCAGGTTACAAGCAATAGTGAAGTAACTCGTTTTAAAGATGAAACTATGTCAGATATAAAAAAGTTTGTAGACGCTAGTTCAAAACCGGTTTATGGTTTGTGTATGGGAGACATGGTTGGTGACAAGCCTGATTTACAAACCCAAATGAAGACAATTGTTTCATCAACCAGTATGCCCGTTTTTACAACTATAGGAAATCATGATAAAGTAGCAGGAACTGTAACTAGTGAACCACGAAATAGCAATGTATTCTGTTCAACCTTTGGTCCTTTAAATTATTCTTTTAACAGAGGAGATGTTCATTTTGTATGTCTGGACGACGTTGCGTATTCTAATTCAACTACATATGATGGCGGTTTCAGTGATGATCAGGTTGAATGGTTGAAACAGGATTTGAGTTATGTTTCTAAATCTAAAATGATAATATTATACTATCATATACCATTACGTAATACAACTAGTATTGTAAACCGTAATAATATATTGGAATTACTCAAAGGATTTTCAGAAGTGCATTTAATGTGCGGGCATACACATTATAGTGAAAACTGTGCTGTTACTACTCCAATATCGACTTATGAGCATATTCATGCTGCTGCATGTGGGGCATGGTGGCATTCTGTAATAAATGGAGACGGAACTCCGAATGGATATGCTGTATATGAAGTAAGCGGGAATAAAATCACTAATTGGTATTACAAAAGTGTTAATTTCGATAAAAGCTTTCAGATCAGATTGCATAAAGGAAATTCAAGCTTTGGAGGAACATATGGCTATTTTACATATGGACAAAAAGAAAATTCCATAATTGCTAATATCTGGAACGCAGATGAAAACTGGACGGTAAATGTATACGAAGATGGCATAAATAAAGGATATATGACAAAAGCTACTTCTATAACCACTGATGCATGGTCAGAAGGATATCATATAGGAGTTGTGGGACGTGATCCGGATAATTACAATCAGCCAGCAAAACATTTATACATATACCAGATGTCTAATCCGAGTGCTAAAATAAAAATTGAAGCAATAGACAGGTTCGGAAATAAGTATGTACAAGATCAAATTGTTAATGATCTGACTACAGCTGGGGCATATTAA
- a CDS encoding alpha-amylase family glycosyl hydrolase, with amino-acid sequence MKLIQKCIVTVCLFAIAATVNARQTSSQTPTPAWLKTAIFYQIYPQSFKDTNNDGIGDLQGIIDKLDYINWLGCNTIWINPCFESAYKDAGYDVIDYYKVGKRYGTNEDMKRLFDEAHKHHIRVLLDLVPGHTSIESSWFKSSQQKDRNEYTDRYIWTNDSTIKPKKFVSGHFERNGAFMKNFFDCQPALNYGFGKPDPNNPWEQPVTAEGPQKNKKEIMKIIDFWMSIGCDGFRVDMAPSLIKNDPGWVETDKFWNDIMKNMRKKYPEIVLLPEWGHPSESNKAGFPIDFIFQTSASGYQELFYNIKMKSRAMEDCYFDLKGKGDSQKFSDYLVSQLDAIRNSGYICVPTTNHDRQRPCCGTRNTVPQLKAVMTLLLTLPTVPLIYYGDEIGMKFQEEAPVKEGSVTVINRAGSRTPMQWNDGINAGFSDCLPEELYLPVDSSPNYPNVQSEKNNPESLLSFTRMMIQLKKSHDALKANGEIRFLSSGKEIYPLVYERKSDKETIIVVINPSNQHRQISIKNYGKSKHVKPIIQTISCNMSLEKEILKIESAPVSYGIYRVF; translated from the coding sequence ATGAAATTGATACAAAAATGTATAGTCACAGTATGTCTGTTTGCTATAGCTGCAACAGTAAATGCTCGTCAGACCAGCTCTCAAACACCTACTCCTGCATGGTTAAAGACTGCTATATTCTATCAAATATATCCTCAAAGCTTCAAGGATACAAACAATGATGGAATAGGAGATCTTCAAGGAATCATAGATAAATTGGATTATATAAATTGGCTTGGCTGTAATACGATATGGATAAATCCATGTTTTGAATCAGCTTATAAAGACGCTGGATATGATGTGATAGATTATTATAAAGTGGGTAAACGTTATGGAACGAACGAAGATATGAAAAGACTCTTTGATGAAGCACACAAACACCATATCAGAGTCCTTTTAGATTTGGTTCCAGGGCATACTTCTATTGAATCCTCTTGGTTTAAGTCTTCTCAGCAGAAGGATAGGAATGAATATACTGATAGGTATATCTGGACGAATGATAGCACTATAAAACCTAAAAAGTTTGTATCTGGCCATTTTGAAAGGAACGGGGCATTTATGAAGAACTTTTTTGACTGTCAACCAGCATTAAACTATGGTTTTGGAAAACCCGATCCTAATAATCCTTGGGAACAACCTGTTACAGCTGAAGGGCCTCAGAAGAATAAAAAAGAGATTATGAAGATAATTGATTTCTGGATGAGTATAGGATGTGATGGTTTTAGAGTTGACATGGCTCCTTCACTTATAAAAAATGATCCGGGATGGGTTGAAACAGATAAATTCTGGAATGATATTATGAAAAATATGCGTAAGAAGTATCCCGAAATAGTATTGTTGCCGGAATGGGGACATCCGAGTGAATCTAATAAAGCAGGATTCCCGATTGACTTCATATTTCAAACTTCTGCAAGTGGATATCAGGAATTATTTTATAATATAAAGATGAAATCAAGGGCAATGGAAGATTGCTATTTTGATTTAAAAGGGAAAGGTGATTCCCAAAAGTTTTCAGATTATTTGGTTAGTCAATTAGATGCTATCAGAAATAGCGGATACATTTGTGTGCCTACAACTAATCATGATCGTCAGCGTCCTTGCTGCGGTACTCGTAATACAGTTCCTCAGTTAAAAGCCGTCATGACTTTGTTGCTTACCCTTCCTACTGTGCCATTGATTTATTATGGAGATGAGATAGGTATGAAGTTTCAGGAAGAAGCTCCCGTGAAGGAGGGTAGTGTGACAGTTATTAACCGTGCAGGAAGCAGGACTCCAATGCAATGGAATGATGGCATAAATGCAGGCTTTTCTGATTGTTTGCCAGAGGAACTATATTTGCCGGTAGATTCCAGCCCCAATTATCCGAATGTACAAAGTGAAAAGAATAATCCTGAATCACTTCTGTCATTTACCAGGATGATGATACAACTAAAAAAATCACATGATGCTTTGAAAGCGAACGGTGAGATTAGGTTTCTATCATCGGGAAAAGAGATCTATCCTTTGGTCTACGAAAGAAAATCTGACAAAGAAACTATAATTGTAGTAATTAATCCGTCGAATCAACATAGACAAATATCGATTAAAAACTATGGTAAATCAAAGCACGTTAAACCAATTATTCAGACTATATCTTGTAATATGTCTTTAGAAAAAGAAATTCTGAAGATTGAATCTGCTCCGGTTTCATATGGTATCTATAGAGTTTTTTAA
- a CDS encoding transketolase gives MNDSKLMNRAANNVRILAASMVEKANSGHPGGAMGGADFINVLFSEFLEYDPENPRWEGRDRFFLDPGHMSPMLYSILALTGKYTLDELSQFRQWGSPTPGHPEVDIMRGVENTSGPLGQGHAYAVGAAIAAKFLHARFGEVMGQTIYTFISDGGIQEEISQGAGRLAGHLGLNNLIMFYDSNDIQLSTGTNAVTSEDAAKKYEAWNWNVIKINGNDPDEIRKALTAAKAKKERPTIIIGKTIMGKGAVTANHESFERKCSTHGQPLSASGACYDETIKNLGGDPADAFKIFPEVAELYAKRAAELEKITAAKQAAKAEWAKANPELAAKLELFFSGKAPKVDWAGIKQKANDATRGASATVLGALATQVENMICSSADLSNSDKTDGFLKKTHAFTKDDFSGAFLQAGVSELTMACVCIGMALHGGVIPACGTFFVFSDYMKPAVRMAALMEVPVKFIWTHDAFRVGEDGPTHEPVEQEAQIRLMEKLKNHKGHNSMLVLRPADAEETTEAWRLAMENTTTPTGLIFSRQNIANLPAGTNYADSAKGAYIVAGADENPDVVLIASGSEVSTLVAGAELLRKDGVKLRIVSVPSEGLFRSQSKEYQESIIPAGAKVFGLTAGLPVNLEGLAGANGKVFGLESFGFSAPYKTLDEKLGFTAQNVYNQVKAML, from the coding sequence ATGAACGATAGTAAACTAATGAATCGCGCCGCAAATAATGTGCGAATTTTAGCAGCTTCTATGGTAGAAAAAGCAAATTCCGGACACCCGGGAGGTGCCATGGGGGGTGCAGACTTTATAAACGTACTTTTCTCCGAGTTTCTTGAATATGATCCTGAAAACCCTCGTTGGGAAGGTCGTGACCGCTTCTTTCTTGATCCCGGACACATGTCTCCCATGTTGTATTCTATCTTAGCTCTGACAGGTAAATATACACTGGATGAATTATCACAATTCCGTCAATGGGGAAGTCCTACTCCGGGCCATCCTGAAGTAGATATCATGCGTGGAGTAGAGAATACTTCCGGTCCTCTTGGACAAGGTCATGCATACGCTGTTGGTGCCGCTATAGCAGCCAAATTCCTTCATGCTCGCTTCGGTGAAGTAATGGGACAAACTATTTATACTTTTATTTCCGACGGAGGTATTCAGGAAGAAATTTCTCAGGGAGCAGGTCGTCTGGCCGGACACCTTGGACTCAACAACCTGATTATGTTCTACGATTCCAATGACATTCAGCTTTCTACAGGAACCAATGCCGTAACCAGCGAAGACGCTGCTAAGAAATACGAAGCATGGAACTGGAATGTCATTAAAATCAATGGTAATGATCCCGATGAAATCCGTAAGGCTCTTACTGCAGCTAAAGCAAAAAAAGAACGTCCTACCATTATCATTGGTAAAACCATTATGGGTAAAGGCGCCGTTACAGCCAACCACGAAAGCTTTGAACGCAAATGCTCTACTCATGGTCAGCCATTGAGTGCCAGCGGTGCTTGTTACGATGAAACTATTAAAAACCTGGGAGGTGATCCTGCAGACGCTTTCAAAATATTCCCTGAAGTTGCAGAGCTTTATGCTAAACGTGCAGCTGAATTGGAAAAAATCACTGCTGCCAAACAGGCTGCTAAAGCAGAATGGGCTAAAGCTAACCCTGAACTAGCTGCTAAACTGGAACTATTCTTCTCTGGTAAAGCTCCTAAAGTAGACTGGGCTGGTATCAAACAAAAAGCAAATGACGCTACACGTGGTGCTTCTGCTACTGTTCTTGGTGCACTGGCTACTCAGGTAGAAAACATGATCTGTTCTTCTGCCGACTTATCCAACTCTGATAAGACTGACGGGTTCCTGAAAAAGACTCATGCCTTTACAAAAGACGATTTCAGCGGTGCTTTCTTACAGGCTGGTGTATCTGAATTGACTATGGCATGTGTTTGCATCGGTATGGCTCTTCACGGAGGTGTAATTCCGGCTTGCGGAACCTTCTTTGTATTCTCTGACTACATGAAACCAGCTGTACGTATGGCTGCCTTGATGGAAGTTCCCGTAAAGTTTATCTGGACACACGATGCATTCCGTGTTGGTGAAGACGGACCTACTCACGAACCAGTAGAGCAAGAAGCTCAGATTCGTTTGATGGAGAAACTTAAGAACCACAAAGGTCACAATTCTATGTTGGTTCTTCGTCCTGCTGACGCAGAAGAAACTACAGAAGCATGGAGACTTGCAATGGAAAATACTACAACTCCAACGGGATTAATTTTTTCTCGTCAGAATATTGCTAACCTTCCTGCAGGAACAAATTATGCTGACTCTGCAAAAGGTGCATATATTGTTGCCGGAGCTGATGAAAATCCAGATGTAGTTCTTATCGCTTCAGGTTCTGAAGTATCAACACTTGTTGCCGGAGCTGAATTGCTTCGCAAGGATGGTGTTAAACTTCGCATTGTATCTGTTCCGTCTGAAGGACTGTTCCGTAGCCAGAGCAAGGAATATCAGGAATCAATCATCCCAGCCGGAGCCAAAGTCTTTGGTCTTACTGCAGGTCTTCCAGTAAACCTTGAAGGTTTGGCCGGAGCCAACGGTAAAGTATTTGGTCTGGAATCTTTCGGATTCTCTGCTCCTTACAAAACCCTTGACGAAAAACTTGGTTTCACTGCTCAAAACGTGTACAATCAGGTAAAGGCAATGTTATAA
- a CDS encoding metallophosphoesterase family protein: MRKSVIILLCLLAQILQAKENFQILYGPYLQNMTENEVTILWKTNRRAISWVEIAPQSGQHFYAEEHPRIYQTSFGKKVISKLHKVRITGLNKGATYKYRICSQEVINQEERYVQYGKTASSIVLHKEPLTFTTLDNEKASVKFWMVNDIHAQNEILHKLVGDIKDKADFVVFNGDMLSDIRSEKHIFNGFMNEAIKSFASEIPFFYCRGNHENRGQFSTEFINYFPTNTGMPYYTFRQGPAFFIVLDSGEDKPDNDIAYYGLSDFESYLKQEVAWLKNIVLSRDFKEAPYKIVFVHIPPVGMSWYGSLLVKKQFVPILNDAGIDLMLCAHFHRYLYNEKGQDGCNFPIIVNSNIDVTKVNVDNSGIALEIQDTLGVKIKQFHFKR, translated from the coding sequence ATGAGAAAGTCTGTTATTATTTTATTGTGTCTATTAGCTCAAATATTACAAGCAAAAGAAAACTTTCAGATCTTGTATGGACCTTATTTACAGAATATGACTGAAAATGAGGTTACTATTTTGTGGAAGACGAATAGAAGAGCAATCTCGTGGGTTGAAATTGCTCCACAAAGTGGTCAACACTTTTATGCAGAAGAACATCCTCGTATATACCAAACCAGTTTTGGAAAGAAGGTGATTAGCAAATTGCATAAAGTAAGGATTACAGGTCTGAATAAAGGTGCTACGTATAAATACCGTATTTGCTCGCAAGAAGTTATTAATCAGGAAGAACGGTATGTGCAATATGGAAAAACAGCATCGAGTATAGTTCTTCATAAGGAGCCATTAACATTTACAACATTAGATAATGAAAAAGCATCTGTCAAATTCTGGATGGTAAATGATATTCATGCACAGAACGAGATCTTGCATAAATTAGTTGGGGATATCAAAGATAAGGCCGATTTTGTAGTATTTAATGGGGATATGTTAAGTGATATACGCTCAGAAAAGCATATTTTTAATGGGTTTATGAATGAAGCGATTAAATCTTTTGCTTCAGAAATACCTTTTTTCTATTGCAGAGGAAATCATGAGAACCGTGGTCAGTTCTCAACGGAATTCATTAATTACTTTCCAACAAATACAGGGATGCCTTATTATACGTTTCGTCAAGGTCCTGCTTTTTTTATTGTTTTGGATAGTGGTGAAGATAAACCTGATAATGATATAGCTTATTATGGTTTATCTGATTTTGAATCATATCTAAAGCAGGAAGTGGCTTGGCTGAAGAATATTGTTTTAAGTCGTGATTTTAAAGAGGCGCCATATAAGATTGTTTTTGTCCATATACCACCTGTTGGAATGTCATGGTATGGATCCTTACTGGTAAAGAAGCAATTTGTTCCCATCTTGAATGATGCAGGGATTGATTTAATGCTTTGTGCTCATTTTCACAGGTACTTGTATAATGAGAAAGGTCAGGATGGATGTAACTTCCCCATTATTGTCAATTCTAATATAGATGTTACAAAAGTAAATGTGGACAATTCTGGCATTGCATTAGAAATTCAAGATACATTAGGGGTGAAAATAAAACAGTTTCATTTTAAAAGATAA